A single genomic interval of Malania oleifera isolate guangnan ecotype guangnan chromosome 13, ASM2987363v1, whole genome shotgun sequence harbors:
- the LOC131145803 gene encoding 23 kDa jasmonate-induced protein-like yields MGLPGAPAIITPAVRAQYAMNYINDGSKNVEAQTYADNLKSQCGSEITCSVVFYNATGGTLTYVTAHDYHGHIGAAPYPLKLQNGQWGAFLHVLGTLVGCSGAAVYDGANGDGDGRDWMMAWSIPLIGHNHVRNYSPFSSTT; encoded by the coding sequence ATGGGATTGCCAGGCGCTCCTGCGATCATAACGCCGGCAGTGAGGGCGCAATATGCCATGAACTACATCAACGACGGCAGCAAGAACGTCGAAGCGCAGACCTACGCCGACAACCTCAAATCCCAGTGCGGCAGCGAAATCACCTGCAGTGTCGTGTTTTACAACGCCACCGGCGGCACCCTCACCTACGTCACCGCCCACGACTACCACGGCCACATCGGCGCTGCCCCTTACCCTCTCAAGTTGCAGAACGGCCAGTGGGGCGCCTTTCTCCACGTCCTTGGAACCCTGGTTGGATGCTCCGGCGCCGCCGTCTACGACGGTGCGAACGGAGATGGAGATGGGCGCGACTGGATGATGGCTTGGTCCATCCCTCTCATCGGACATAACCACGTGCGTAATTACTCTCCATTTTCCTCTACAACGTAA